One Vibrio pomeroyi genomic region harbors:
- a CDS encoding SDR family NAD(P)-dependent oxidoreductase, translated as MTKLALVTGGSGGIGAAICHKLAQSGYRVVFTYNSNEVAAQQILDSLQGSGHAMYQLNVEDSSAIGALAEQVKESSDSVDLLVNCAGMTKFVAHSDLESLSDDLIDKIFRVNVRAPFAMVRAFEPLLRSAKGCVVNITSIAAQTAMGSNVAYCASKSAVENMTRSLGRALSPDIRVLAVAPGLVDTEFVKGLDDEWRNAQEQSTPLKRLASDEEVANAVYAAADLLTFSTGTTIAVDGGRPLG; from the coding sequence ATGACAAAACTCGCCTTAGTTACAGGCGGCAGTGGCGGCATCGGTGCCGCCATATGTCACAAATTAGCGCAATCTGGCTATCGCGTTGTGTTTACCTACAACAGTAATGAGGTTGCAGCTCAACAGATCTTGGACAGCTTACAAGGTTCAGGTCATGCCATGTATCAACTTAATGTTGAAGACAGCTCTGCGATTGGCGCTTTGGCTGAACAAGTTAAAGAATCGTCGGATTCAGTAGACTTGCTAGTCAACTGTGCTGGTATGACAAAGTTTGTCGCGCACAGTGATTTAGAGTCCTTAAGCGACGATCTGATAGACAAGATCTTCCGCGTCAATGTTCGCGCTCCATTTGCGATGGTTCGCGCGTTTGAGCCTTTACTTCGTAGCGCTAAAGGTTGCGTCGTAAACATTACCTCGATTGCAGCGCAAACCGCAATGGGTAGCAACGTGGCGTACTGTGCGAGTAAGTCGGCGGTTGAAAACATGACGCGCTCATTAGGCCGTGCTTTATCTCCAGATATCCGAGTGCTCGCTGTAGCACCTGGCTTAGTGGATACCGAATTTGTCAAAGGGTTAGATGATGAATGGCGTAACGCACAAGAGCAGTCGACTCCGCTTAAACGATTAGCGAGTGACGAAGAGGTTGCCAACGCCGTTTATGCAGCCGCTGATCTACTAACATTTTCAACCGGAACTACCATCGCCGTCGATGGTGGAAGACCGCTAGGTTAG
- the hisD gene encoding histidinol dehydrogenase, producing the protein MARILKHGITEEASASNNAQVRQTVENILSDIEKKGDSAVRELSEKFDNWSPEQFRLTDDQIQACVDALDESTKHDIEFAQTQVRNFAQIQRDSMHDVEVETMPGVVLGHKNVPVNSVGCYIPGGKYPLVASAHMSVLTAKVAGVKRVIACAPPFNGQPNVAIVAAMAMAGADEIYCFGGVQAVGAMALGTETIAPVDMIVGPGNAFVAEAKRQLFGRVGIDLFAGPTETLVIADEEGCDPELAAADLLGQAEHGYNSPAVLLTNSETFAKETVKEIERQLTILPTAEVAGKAWENYGQVIVCDSYEEMVEVADDIASEHVQVMTKDPKYFLDNMTNYGALFLGRETNVSYGDKCIGTNHTLPTNKAARYTGGLWVGKFIKTCTYQRVTEAASLKVGEYCSRLCALEGFAGHKEQADIRVRRYKEKSVEA; encoded by the coding sequence ATGGCTCGCATTCTAAAACACGGCATCACTGAAGAAGCATCAGCATCAAACAACGCGCAAGTACGTCAAACGGTTGAGAACATTCTTTCTGACATCGAAAAGAAAGGTGACAGTGCAGTACGTGAGCTTTCAGAAAAATTTGATAACTGGTCTCCGGAGCAGTTTCGCTTAACAGATGACCAAATTCAGGCATGTGTGGACGCATTGGACGAATCTACTAAGCACGACATTGAATTTGCACAAACACAAGTTCGCAACTTCGCTCAGATCCAACGTGACTCAATGCATGACGTAGAAGTAGAAACCATGCCAGGTGTTGTTCTAGGTCACAAAAACGTGCCAGTAAACAGTGTTGGTTGTTACATCCCAGGTGGTAAGTACCCATTGGTTGCATCAGCGCACATGAGTGTTCTTACTGCAAAAGTGGCAGGCGTGAAGCGTGTTATTGCTTGTGCTCCTCCTTTTAACGGTCAACCAAATGTGGCAATTGTAGCGGCAATGGCGATGGCGGGTGCGGATGAGATTTATTGTTTTGGTGGCGTACAAGCGGTGGGTGCAATGGCGCTTGGTACAGAAACGATTGCTCCAGTAGATATGATCGTTGGCCCGGGTAACGCATTTGTTGCAGAGGCAAAACGTCAGCTGTTTGGTCGTGTTGGTATCGATTTGTTTGCTGGCCCAACAGAGACGCTTGTGATTGCAGACGAAGAGGGATGTGATCCTGAATTAGCCGCAGCGGACTTACTTGGTCAAGCTGAGCACGGTTACAACTCTCCTGCGGTACTGCTAACCAATAGCGAAACTTTTGCTAAAGAGACAGTAAAAGAAATTGAGCGTCAGCTAACGATTCTTCCTACTGCTGAAGTAGCTGGTAAAGCTTGGGAAAACTACGGCCAGGTTATTGTTTGTGATAGCTACGAAGAGATGGTTGAAGTAGCAGATGACATTGCTTCTGAACACGTCCAAGTAATGACAAAAGATCCTAAGTACTTCCTAGATAACATGACTAACTACGGCGCATTGTTCTTAGGTCGTGAGACGAACGTTTCTTACGGCGATAAATGTATCGGTACTAACCATACACTGCCAACAAACAAAGCAGCACGCTACACCGGTGGTCTGTGGGTTGGTAAATTCATTAAAACATGTACTTACCAGCGCGTAACTGAAGCGGCTTCGCTAAAAGTCGGTGAGTACTGTTCACGTCTATGTGCACTAGAAGGTTTCGCTGGCCACAAAGAGCAAGCAGACATTCGTGTTCGTCGCTACAAAGAAAAATCGGTAGAGGCATAA
- a CDS encoding HpcH/HpaI aldolase family protein, which translates to MDNFKYTLNNTELLGTFVKTPHPHIIEVLALAELPFIVLDAEHAPFDRSTLDSCILAARANQLPCVVRVQDSQPSTILNALDCGATGIQIPHVCSAEQAEKLVKMSHYGEGGRGYAGSSRAAKYATKPMASHLKDSQNNTVVIAQIEDPEGVVNAESIAKVEGVDALFIGQVDLAVSYGAESVNDECVREASIKIIKAAQQVNKPVGMFVANAQAARHWKELGVNFFCVGSEHKMIIDGFRNEQAVMKS; encoded by the coding sequence ATGGATAACTTTAAGTACACACTGAACAACACCGAGCTACTTGGGACTTTTGTTAAAACCCCTCACCCACACATCATTGAAGTGCTTGCGTTGGCAGAACTCCCTTTCATTGTGCTAGACGCGGAACACGCCCCTTTTGATAGATCGACACTGGATAGCTGTATTCTGGCTGCGCGCGCAAATCAACTCCCTTGCGTAGTTCGAGTTCAAGATAGCCAGCCATCGACCATTTTGAATGCGTTAGATTGCGGTGCGACAGGAATCCAGATCCCTCACGTATGCAGCGCCGAGCAAGCAGAAAAACTGGTGAAGATGTCCCATTATGGTGAAGGTGGCCGAGGCTATGCAGGCTCAAGCCGCGCAGCAAAATACGCAACTAAACCAATGGCAAGTCACTTGAAAGACAGCCAGAACAACACGGTAGTGATTGCGCAAATTGAAGATCCAGAAGGTGTGGTAAATGCTGAATCAATTGCAAAAGTGGAAGGCGTTGATGCCCTGTTCATTGGCCAAGTAGACTTAGCTGTGTCTTACGGTGCTGAAAGTGTGAATGATGAATGCGTGCGAGAAGCGAGCATAAAAATAATCAAAGCAGCTCAACAGGTTAACAAGCCTGTGGGAATGTTTGTCGCAAATGCTCAAGCGGCTCGTCACTGGAAAGAGCTCGGCGTTAACTTTTTTTGCGTCGGTTCTGAACACAAAATGATCATTGATGGCTTTCGAAATGAGCAAGCCGTCATGAAATCATAA
- a CDS encoding LacI family DNA-binding transcriptional regulator: MLGVSQSTVSRAFSPTASISEKKRKMVMDAATKLGYTPNAIARSLISNRSGLVAIALDSESNPMYDLQSRALAMEIQKRGGQVVLCPIDKDDLDLAISRAIEYQVDGLIIATSRLTSRAFAQCEKFGVHLSLINRYTEGINANSAGLDNQQAGTQAADYLLDKGYKQLAYVSGDAGSMTSDKRWLGFSETVKTREAASPIFINAKYSFEAGLEAAKELMEHTSKPDAVFCANDILAMGVMDGLRKLGCHIPKDFAVMGVDDIPMAAWPSYDLTTIAQPVDKIVQSAVGDLMQRINENTDAKGAYLLEPGIIVERGSTSLSS; the protein is encoded by the coding sequence ATGCTTGGCGTTTCTCAGTCTACTGTTTCTCGGGCATTCAGTCCGACAGCGAGCATTAGTGAGAAGAAGCGTAAAATGGTTATGGATGCCGCGACCAAGCTTGGCTACACGCCAAATGCGATCGCTCGCAGCCTTATTTCCAATCGTTCAGGGTTAGTGGCTATCGCACTTGATAGCGAATCAAACCCAATGTACGACTTGCAATCTCGTGCACTCGCGATGGAAATTCAAAAGCGCGGCGGTCAAGTTGTCCTTTGCCCTATCGACAAAGACGACTTGGATCTCGCCATTTCACGAGCAATTGAATATCAGGTTGATGGCTTGATCATCGCCACCAGCCGCCTGACCTCTCGTGCGTTTGCACAATGTGAAAAGTTTGGTGTTCACTTAAGCCTCATCAACCGATATACCGAAGGTATCAATGCGAACAGTGCAGGCCTAGACAACCAGCAAGCTGGCACGCAAGCAGCAGATTATTTACTTGATAAAGGCTACAAACAGCTGGCTTATGTAAGTGGTGACGCAGGTTCCATGACCAGTGACAAGCGTTGGTTAGGCTTCTCTGAAACCGTAAAAACACGTGAAGCAGCTTCCCCTATCTTCATCAATGCAAAATACAGTTTTGAGGCTGGATTAGAGGCAGCGAAAGAGCTGATGGAACACACATCAAAACCTGACGCCGTGTTCTGTGCCAATGATATCCTTGCTATGGGTGTCATGGACGGCCTGCGAAAACTTGGTTGCCATATCCCGAAAGACTTTGCCGTCATGGGCGTGGATGATATCCCAATGGCCGCATGGCCGAGTTACGATCTTACGACTATTGCGCAACCAGTAGACAAGATAGTACAGAGTGCAGTGGGAGATTTGATGCAACGTATCAATGAAAATACCGATGCCAAAGGGGCTTACCTATTGGAACCCGGAATTATAGTGGAACGAGGCAGTACATCACTAAGTTCATAA
- a CDS encoding TRAP transporter substrate-binding protein — protein MKRAIFTSITALGLTLSSMNTFASNVIRLAHDSQETSPVHKAMLHFEKELEARSNGELEVEIYPARQLGDVRETTELVQQGNLQMTFGASVLLSPYVPEFNVLDVFYLFEDEAQAHKALDSDKIGKPLLTSMESKGFHGLGFMEVGFRSITNNKQPIESIEDLNSLKIRSASNPTQISAWKSVGTAPTPLSWGEIFTSLQQGLINSQESAVYSIYAERFYEAQEYLSLTNHIYTNYVLFMNKEFWDSLPSDQQALINEVSQETIAVQRDLAAKQNQEVIKELEAKGMTVNVVPTEVRAQMKEKMNAAVYQELRSKTGEALFDSVITEIEHL, from the coding sequence ATGAAACGCGCAATCTTTACCTCGATAACTGCCCTCGGCTTAACCCTATCTAGCATGAATACGTTTGCAAGCAATGTGATTCGTCTTGCTCACGATAGCCAAGAAACTTCACCCGTACATAAAGCGATGCTGCACTTTGAAAAAGAACTTGAAGCTCGCTCTAATGGCGAACTTGAAGTGGAGATCTACCCAGCTCGACAGCTCGGTGATGTTCGTGAAACCACAGAGCTTGTCCAGCAAGGCAACTTACAAATGACCTTTGGTGCATCGGTGTTGCTGTCACCTTACGTGCCTGAGTTCAACGTACTTGATGTTTTCTACCTATTTGAAGATGAAGCACAAGCGCACAAGGCATTGGACAGCGACAAGATCGGTAAACCACTTCTTACGTCAATGGAATCGAAAGGCTTCCACGGCTTAGGTTTCATGGAGGTTGGTTTTCGTAGCATCACCAACAACAAGCAACCTATCGAAAGTATTGAAGATCTTAATAGTTTAAAAATTCGTTCAGCGTCAAACCCAACACAAATCAGTGCTTGGAAATCAGTGGGCACAGCACCTACACCACTCTCTTGGGGTGAGATCTTCACTTCGTTACAACAAGGCTTAATCAATTCACAAGAGAGCGCGGTTTACTCTATTTACGCTGAGCGTTTTTATGAAGCACAAGAATACCTATCGCTAACTAACCATATTTACACTAACTACGTGCTATTCATGAATAAAGAGTTCTGGGACTCTCTACCGAGTGATCAACAGGCGCTTATCAATGAAGTAAGCCAAGAAACCATCGCGGTACAGCGTGATCTCGCAGCAAAGCAGAACCAAGAAGTCATTAAAGAACTTGAGGCGAAAGGCATGACAGTGAACGTCGTACCTACTGAGGTTCGTGCTCAGATGAAAGAGAAGATGAATGCAGCGGTCTACCAAGAACTGCGCAGTAAAACCGGTGAAGCGCTATTCGACAGCGTGATTACAGAGATCGAACATCTGTAG
- a CDS encoding TRAP transporter small permease has product MKWFRLFDRYFEPTLIVLSISLMTALLCLQIALRLFDASIAWAEELARYLFVWAMYLSISYCIRDDRHIRIRLFIDKLPGNLTHYSLILSDLIYLAFSCTVAWFGFKVIGRSLKLGQIAPAMEIPIACLYASVLVCAVLSSIRLVVSINKRISVIAYSPKPVRLTQHRYRHLKAKHRTSNRLLELSL; this is encoded by the coding sequence ATGAAATGGTTTCGCCTGTTCGACCGATACTTCGAACCAACACTGATCGTACTTTCTATCTCGCTGATGACCGCTCTACTGTGTTTACAGATAGCATTGCGCCTATTCGATGCCTCAATCGCTTGGGCTGAAGAACTCGCCCGCTACCTTTTCGTTTGGGCGATGTACTTAAGCATCAGCTATTGCATTCGCGATGATCGACATATTCGTATTCGTCTGTTCATCGACAAACTACCTGGAAATCTCACTCACTATAGTTTGATTCTTTCTGATCTTATCTACCTTGCCTTCAGCTGCACCGTAGCGTGGTTTGGCTTCAAAGTGATTGGTCGAAGCTTGAAACTGGGTCAAATCGCTCCCGCGATGGAAATCCCGATTGCTTGCTTGTATGCATCCGTTCTGGTGTGTGCGGTATTAAGTTCTATACGTTTGGTAGTCAGCATCAACAAACGTATCTCAGTCATTGCTTATTCACCAAAACCGGTTCGACTCACGCAACACCGTTACCGCCACTTGAAGGCAAAACACCGCACATCTAACCGTTTGTTGGAGCTAAGCTTATGA
- a CDS encoding TRAP transporter large permease, giving the protein MTSALLFGSFGLLLLIGVPVGIALAGASMLAILSLPFLNVEFLVQGLVTGLDSFPLLAVVLFTLAGNLMSQGGISKRLLHVAEVFFGHFTGGLGIVAIVACMFFASISGTGSATVAAIGLTMIPSMVKKGYDRSFAGALIASSGGIGVIIPPSVVMIVYAITAEVSVTKMFMAGIVPGLVVGLVLIGYCLIVSKIRGYKGNDKKATWPERLAALKEAIWAMLLPVIILGGIYSGIFTPTESAAIGVLYGLFFGMFVYKELDYKKVVKIILESSLLVGAVLVIVGASVTFGRILTLERLPTEIAQFILSITENKLLILLCITALLLIVGTFMETLAAIVILTPILLPIVTALGMDPIHFGIVMIVNLAIGFVTPPLGANLFMASQVGNVPIESLSREILGWIGAMLVALMIITFVPTISLYLPELLS; this is encoded by the coding sequence ATGACCTCTGCTTTGTTATTTGGTAGTTTCGGATTACTGCTTCTCATTGGTGTTCCCGTTGGTATTGCCCTCGCTGGCGCCAGCATGCTCGCTATATTGAGTTTGCCTTTTTTAAACGTTGAGTTTTTAGTACAGGGCTTAGTGACAGGCCTGGACTCTTTCCCTCTATTGGCTGTTGTACTCTTCACATTGGCCGGTAACCTAATGAGTCAGGGCGGTATATCAAAACGCCTTTTGCATGTTGCTGAAGTATTCTTTGGACACTTCACTGGTGGCTTAGGGATTGTGGCGATCGTTGCATGTATGTTCTTTGCTTCCATCTCTGGTACTGGTTCTGCAACCGTTGCGGCGATTGGCTTAACCATGATCCCGTCTATGGTTAAAAAAGGCTACGACCGAAGCTTTGCCGGTGCACTGATCGCTTCTTCTGGCGGTATCGGGGTAATTATTCCACCGTCTGTTGTGATGATCGTGTACGCCATTACTGCCGAAGTCTCCGTAACCAAAATGTTCATGGCGGGTATCGTACCTGGACTTGTAGTTGGCTTGGTACTTATCGGTTATTGCTTGATCGTATCTAAAATCCGCGGCTACAAAGGTAACGATAAGAAAGCAACATGGCCTGAACGACTGGCAGCACTCAAAGAAGCAATTTGGGCAATGCTATTACCCGTAATCATTCTTGGTGGTATCTACTCTGGTATATTCACGCCAACTGAATCTGCTGCGATTGGTGTGTTATACGGCTTGTTTTTCGGTATGTTTGTCTACAAAGAGCTGGATTACAAAAAGGTCGTGAAGATCATTTTAGAATCTTCGTTATTGGTAGGTGCTGTACTTGTGATTGTCGGCGCTTCGGTCACCTTTGGTCGAATCCTAACGCTTGAACGCCTGCCAACGGAAATCGCACAGTTCATTCTCTCTATTACGGAAAATAAACTGCTCATCTTGCTATGTATCACTGCGCTCCTGCTCATCGTCGGTACATTCATGGAGACATTAGCGGCGATTGTTATCTTAACTCCAATCCTGCTGCCTATCGTGACAGCATTAGGAATGGACCCAATTCACTTCGGTATCGTGATGATAGTGAATCTAGCCATCGGGTTTGTTACTCCTCCACTCGGCGCCAACTTATTTATGGCCAGTCAGGTGGGTAACGTGCCGATTGAATCCTTATCTCGAGAGATTCTAGGCTGGATTGGTGCCATGCTCGTCGCCTTGATGATCATTACCTTTGTGCCAACGATATCATTGTATCTTCCAGAGTTATTGTCTTAA